In a genomic window of Lycium ferocissimum isolate CSIRO_LF1 chromosome 9, AGI_CSIRO_Lferr_CH_V1, whole genome shotgun sequence:
- the LOC132031580 gene encoding uncharacterized protein LOC132031580: protein MFGRWNCTNRRNGTYTFTTLGKAFQQLLSINECKSLRMTVEPSTEYVYTVNDEARRFIIDLKKKTCSCRMFQMDEIPCPHAWAVLKSKSLMPDEYCSDLFKPKTVIKTYDVPVDPLPDERDWNIPKHICDEVVLPPRYKRPPGRPKKKRDKPLMETMIGKRRNACSTCGRLGHNRRSCCNEPRKK, encoded by the exons atGTTTGGGAGATGGAATTGCACTAATAGGAGGAACGGTACATACACATTCACAACACTTGGAAAAGCATTCCAGCAATTATTATCAATAAACGAATGTAAATCTCTACGTATGACG GTTGAACCATCAACTGAATATGTGTATACCGTAAATGATGAGGCAAGGCGTTTCATAATTGatcttaaaaagaaaacatgcaGTTGCCGGATGTTCCAAATGGACGAGATACCATGTCCACATGCATGGGCTGTATTGAAGAGTAAAAGTCTTATGCCTGATGAATATTGCTCAGACCTATTCAAACCAAAGACAGTGATTAAGACGTATGATGTGCCGGTGGATCCTCTGCCTGACGAGCGTGATTGGAATATTCCCAAACACATATGCGATGAAGTTGTTTTGCCACCAAGATACAAGAGACCCCCCGGAAGGCCAAAGAAGAAGCGAGATAAACCATTAATGGAGACGATGATTGGTAAACGTAGGAATGCTTGTAGTACTTGTGGACGTCTTGGTCACAATAGGCGTTCTTGTTGTAATGAGCCGCGTAAGAAGTAG
- the LOC132069217 gene encoding uncharacterized protein LOC132069217, which translates to MNGQSWNDEHIDVIFYYLRKKGKYDKANSFKFTTVNCMFFSKIDEIHRAYANPEATSSVASSENEICEYINGYRMLANVPWHTVDCVLIPVNIKEENHWILIVVPFTDRRLYIYNSYRVAGHDAVVRREIRKIATLLPHHLHLSGFYEKKKGIDWINHPSYKGKQQTDDFDVMYVNDLPQQASGSMDCGVYVAAFAEYFCSGRGVPSEIDAELLRNRYGALLWEYGWQKADLNAFSDNELPPRPVRPAIDYNAVDTVVVN; encoded by the exons ATGAATGGCCAGTCTTGGAATGATGAG CATATTGATGTCATTTTTTACTACTTGCGGAAGAAAGGCAAGTACGACAAGGCTAACAGTTTCAAATTCACAACCGTTAACTGTATGTTCTTCTCCAAAATTGACGAAATTCATCGTGCATATGCTAATCCGGAGGCGACCAGTAGTGTTGCCAGTTCGGAGAACGAAATATGCGAGTACATTAATGGGTATAGGATGCTGGCTAATGTGCCATGGCATACAGTTGATTGTGTACTCATCCCTGTCAACATCAAAGAGGAAAATCATTGGATCTTGATTGTAGTGCCATTCACTGACAG GCGTCTGTACATCTACAACTCATACCGAGTTGCTGGTCATGATGCTGTTGTTAGAAGAGAAATACGCAAGATAGCTACCCTATTGCCACATCATCTACATTTGTCTGGATTTtacgagaaaaaaaaaggcatcGATTGGATTAACCACCCATCATACAAGGGCAAACAACAGACTGATGACTTTGATGTCATGTATGTGAACGACTTGCCACAACAAGCCTCTGGCAGCAT ggattgtggtgtgtatgttgccGCATTTGCTGAATACTTTTGTTCTGGACGAGGCGTTCCATCTGAAATTGACGCAGAATTACTACGTAATAGATACGGGGCATTACTATGGGAATACGGATGGCAAAAGGCTGATTTGAATGCCTTCAGTGACAATGAACTGCCACCAAGACCAGTTAGGCCTGCAATAGATTACAACGCGGTCGACACAGTAGTTGTTAATTAG
- the LOC132031581 gene encoding uncharacterized protein LOC132031581: MLHEEVQDIVVTGGDLRAYRGKASTEEINRADEGSFNSTEGMVAEMLVELPLETRVPEAGAGIQVGDITDHSILETPPRFDDNITKSQWLIPDEMLPSQIGSSGFSVFHQTGNKGFVMPVMSADKGIQRGVD; the protein is encoded by the exons ATGTTACATGAGGAAGTTCAGGATATTGTAGTGACCGGTGGAGATTTAAGAGCATATAGAGGTAAAGCTTCAACTGAAGAGATTAATCGGGCGGATGAAGGATCTTTCAACTCAACAGAG gGAATGGTTGCAGAGATGCTCGTTGAGTTGCCTCTAGAAACTCGTGTACCAGAAGCAGGTGCGGGAATACAAGTCGGGGACATCACTGATCATTCAATTTTAGAGACCCCACCCAGGTTCGATGACAACATTACTAAGTCACAATGGTTGATCCCTGACGAAATGTTACCAAGCCAAATAGGTTCGTCAGGATTCTCTGTGTTTCATCAAACGGGTAACAAAGGATTTGTTATGCCAGTAATGTCCGCTGACAAAGGAATACAAAGAGGCGTTGATTAA